The proteins below come from a single Sporolituus thermophilus DSM 23256 genomic window:
- a CDS encoding UxaA family hydrolase — protein sequence MNFMGFLRPDGAVGIRNHVLIMPTVVCANQVARAIALNVKGTTWFEHQHGCSQLAPDAAQTARALIGHGAHPNVYGVVVVGLGCEVVRAQDVAAEIKKQCPYKPVHLVIIQEEGGSYKAIQAGAAAAHNMVLAASSLKRQPIPVRELILGTECGGSDACSGLSANPALGVASDMLVDAGGTSILAETPELIGAEHIIAARAVNANVARRCYETIRAYEDSAKAMGVDMRGGNPTPGNIEGGLSSIEEKSLGCVYKAGTRPLQDVIGWAEKITKKGLIFMNTPGNDIEQLTGMVAGGCHLCVFTTGRGTPTGSPIAPTIKVATNTPMYERMKDNMDINAGTIITGEETVEQVGRRIFAEMLEVASGKLTKAEILGHNDFGIWRIGPTM from the coding sequence ATGAATTTTATGGGTTTTCTTCGACCCGACGGCGCGGTGGGGATTCGCAACCATGTCCTGATTATGCCTACCGTCGTTTGCGCCAATCAGGTGGCAAGGGCGATTGCCCTCAATGTCAAAGGAACCACCTGGTTTGAGCACCAGCACGGCTGTTCCCAGCTCGCCCCGGACGCGGCACAGACGGCGCGAGCCCTGATCGGGCACGGGGCTCATCCCAATGTTTACGGTGTAGTGGTCGTCGGTCTGGGCTGCGAAGTTGTGCGGGCCCAGGATGTGGCGGCAGAAATAAAAAAACAATGCCCCTATAAGCCTGTGCACCTGGTTATCATTCAGGAGGAGGGCGGCTCGTACAAAGCCATCCAGGCCGGGGCGGCCGCCGCGCATAACATGGTTTTGGCCGCATCTAGCCTCAAGCGCCAGCCAATTCCTGTCCGGGAACTTATTCTCGGCACGGAGTGCGGCGGTTCGGATGCTTGCTCGGGCCTGTCGGCCAATCCGGCCCTGGGTGTTGCCAGCGATATGCTGGTGGACGCCGGCGGCACTTCGATTTTGGCGGAAACGCCGGAACTCATCGGGGCAGAGCATATCATTGCCGCGCGGGCGGTTAACGCAAACGTGGCCCGCCGCTGTTACGAGACGATCAGGGCGTATGAGGATTCCGCCAAGGCCATGGGCGTTGACATGCGGGGCGGCAACCCGACGCCCGGCAATATCGAGGGCGGCCTTTCCTCCATTGAAGAAAAGTCGTTGGGGTGTGTCTATAAAGCGGGCACGCGGCCGCTGCAAGACGTAATCGGTTGGGCCGAAAAAATTACGAAGAAAGGGCTTATTTTCATGAATACGCCGGGCAATGATATCGAGCAGCTGACGGGAATGGTCGCCGGCGGCTGCCACCTCTGCGTATTTACAACCGGCCGCGGTACGCCGACCGGCTCACCGATCGCCCCGACCATTAAAGTCGCCACCAACACCCCGATGTACGAACGGATGAAAGACAACATGGATATTAATGCCGGGACGATTATAACCGGCGAAGAAACGGTGGAACAAGTCGGCCGGCGCATATTCGCCGAAATGCTCGAAGTTGCTTCCGGGAAGCTGACCAAGGCGGAAATTCTCGGCCA
- a CDS encoding UxaA family hydrolase: protein MGKSRAIVMKKSDNVATAVEEIAPGTEVELVIEGQKIAVLVTERIPFGHKFAIRDIARDEKVIKYGETIGVATQAIKMGQHTHVHNMAGCRGRGDLTG from the coding sequence ATGGGAAAATCCAGGGCTATTGTCATGAAAAAAAGCGATAATGTCGCTACGGCCGTCGAAGAAATTGCCCCGGGCACGGAAGTGGAATTGGTTATTGAAGGACAGAAAATAGCGGTGCTGGTAACGGAAAGGATCCCCTTCGGCCACAAATTTGCCATCAGGGATATTGCCAGAGACGAAAAGGTAATCAAATACGGTGAAACAATCGGCGTTGCCACCCAGGCAATAAAGATGGGTCAGCATACCCATGTCCACAATATGGCCGGCTGTCGCGGCCGCGGCGATTTAACGGGTTAA